From a region of the Poecile atricapillus isolate bPoeAtr1 chromosome 4, bPoeAtr1.hap1, whole genome shotgun sequence genome:
- the INTS10 gene encoding integrator complex subunit 10 isoform X2 produces MSAQGDCEFLVKRARELVPGDLWAAKAWLITARSLYPADFNIQYEMYTIERNAERTASAGRLLYDMFVNFPDQPAVWREISVITSALRNDSQDKQTQFLRGLFETLPGRVQCEMLLKATEQCFNTLERAEMLLLLLRRFPETVVQHGVGLGETLLDAESIEDQESPVNCFRKLFVCDVLPLIINNPDVRLPASLLYKYLNKAAEFYINYVTRSTQTESQYQGSQDSSDIMSPSKRSSQKYVIDGLTEKSSQITDPWERLFKILSVVGMRCEWQMDKGRRSYGDILHRMKDLCRYISNFDSEAHIKYKNQVVYSTMLVFFKNAFQYVSNIQPSLFQGPNAPNQTPLVLLEDVPNIYGDTDIDRNKHIHKKRKLAEGREKTMSSDDEDPSGKARSRHITVNKADLANSIEVLESFKLARESWELLYSLESLDKEFTRICLSWKTETWLWLRIFLTDMIIYQGQYKKAISSLHHLAALQGSHSPQQITGQGSLENQRALIQLASCHFALGEYRQTCEKVLDLMCCILLPIQEGGKVQEEQPKVKSKFRKGSDLKLWPCTSRAIMPYCLHLLLACFKLRAFTDGRDDMALGHVVVLLQHEWPRGENLFLKAINKICQQGNFQYENFFNYVTNIDMLEEFAYLRTQEGGKIHLELLPNQAMLIKHHTVTRGITKGVKEDFRLAMERQVSRCGENLMVVLHRFCINEKILLLQTLA; encoded by the exons ATGTCGGCGCAGGGGGACTGTGAGTTCCTGGTGAAGCGGGCCCGGGAGCTGGTGCCGGGGGACCTATGGGCGGCCAAGGCCTGGCTCATCACAGCGCGGAGCCTCTACCCCGCAGACTTCAACATACAA TATGAGATGTACACTATTGAGAGGAATGCTGAAAGGACAGCATCTGCAGGCAGGCTGCTCTACGACAT GTTTGTGAATTTTCCAGACCAACCTGCTGTATGGAGGGAGATCAGTGTTATTACATCAGCATTAAGGAATGACTCCCAGGACAAGCAGACACAGTTTTTAAGAG gcttATTTGAGACCCTTCCTGGTCGGGTCCAGTGTGAAATGCTCCTGAAGGCAACAGAGCAGTGCTTTAACACATTAGAAAGGGCAGAAAtgctccttctccttctgcGGCGTTTCCCAGAGACTGTGGTGCAGCATGGG GTAGGCCTTGGAGAAACATTATTAGATGCTGAAAGTATTGAAGACCAAGAATCCCCAGTGAATtgttttagaaaattatttg tTTGTGATGTCCTTCCTTTGATAATTAACAACCCTGATGTACGACTTCCTGCCAGCTTGTTATATAAATATCTGAATAAAGCAGCagaattttatattaattatgtAACTAGATCTACACAGACAGAAAGTCAATATCAAG GTTCACAAGATTCTTCTGATATTATGTCTCCAAGCAAGCGCAGCTCTCAGAAATATGTAATAGATGGTCTCACAGAGAAATCATCCCAGATTACAGATCCTTGGGAGAGgctgtttaaaatattatctgtTGTGGGAATGAGGTGTGAGTGGCAAATGGATAAGGGAAGAAG AAGTTACGGTGACATTTTGCATCGAATGAAGGATCTCTGCAGATACATCAGTAACTTTGATAGTGAAGCCCACATTAAATACAAGAATCAAGTAGTGTATTCCACGATGTTGGtcttctttaaaaatgcttttcagtaTGTCAGCAACATCCAGCCATCACTCTTTCAAG GTCCAAATGCTCCAAACCAAACTCCTCTGGTTCTTCTTGAGGATGTACCCAACATCTACGGTGATACAGATATTGATCGTAacaaacacatacacaaaaaaaggaaacttgctgaaggaagagaaaaaacaatg AGCTCAGATGATGAGGATCCTTCGGGGAAAGCAAGAAGTCGACATATTACAGTAAATAAGGCTGATCTTGCAAACTCCATTGAAGTATTAGAGAGTTTCAAACTGGCAAgagagagctgggagctgctgtatTCTCTGGAATCACTTGACAAAG AGTTCACCAGAATTTGTTTGTCATGGAAGACAGAAACCTGGCTTTGGTTAAGAATCTTTCTTACAGACATGATCATCTAccag GGGCAGTACAAAAAAGCAATTAGCAGCCTACATCACTTGGCAGCTCTTCAGGGCTCTCATTCTCCCCAGCAAATTACAGGACAAGGATCTTTAGAAAATCAGAGAGCACTAATCCAGTTAGCATCGTGCCACTTTGCCCTTGGAGAATATCGG CAAACATGTGAAAAAGTGCTTGACCTCATGTGCTGTATTTTACTTCCAATACAAGAAGGAGGTAAAGTACAAGAGGAGCAACCTAAAGTCAAGTCAAAATTCAGGAAAG GGTCTGATTTGAAGCTTTGGCCATGTACCAGTAGAGCTATCATGCCTTACTGCCTGCATCTGTTGTTAGCTTGTTTCAAG ctCAGAGCTTTCACAGACGGCAGAGATGATATGGCCCTGGGCCACGTAGTTGTTCTGCTTCAGCATGAGTGGCCAAGGGGTGAGAACTTGTTCCTGAAAGCCATCAACAAAATCTGCCAGCAAGGAAACTTCCAGTATGAGAATTTTTTCAACTATGTCACAA ATATTGATATGTTGGAGGAATTTGCTTATTTAAGAAcacaggaaggaggaaaaattcaTCTGGAACTGCTGCCAAATCAAGCAATGTTGATCAA GCACCACACAGTTACCCGGGGTATAACTAAAGGAGTGAAGGAAGACTTCCGCCTGGCCATGGAGCGCCAGGTCTCGCGCTGTGGGGAAAATCTGATGGTGGTCTTGCATAGGTTCTGCATTAACGAGAAAATACTGCTGCTGCAGACTCTTGCTTGA
- the HGSNAT gene encoding heparan-alpha-glucosaminide N-acetyltransferase, with product MAAAAGLAAAVALVAAVAAALGALLMAPGLSQPDGQGAAGPRGEAAAAAERRRPGRMDQALLLVLNELPAPGLNLAARSGSCHQCLYQLLAFIPPSNESLRKPGTASVMVDTQHPLTLLLNSSVGDRNLCKIQYHFGEFGNYSLVVKTLSTSTQSVSCDLIINEGPINSYLPILFAFLVYMGILAILIAGRLLMKIDPVRNWVYKKLNPRATDRMINSELGSPNTTDSINCDPAPQSWSTGSRQRLRSLDTFRGLSLVIMVFVNYGGGKYWFFKHESWNGLTVADLVFPWFVFIMGTSIALALGSMLRWGSSKWKVLRKILWRSFVLILLGIIVVNPNYCLGPLSWDNLRIPGVLQRLGFTYLVVAALELLFTRADSGTWEGRFPALQDILPYWPQWIFILVLETIWLCLTFLLPVPDCPRGYLGPGGIGDFGKYPNCTGGAAGYIDRLLLGEKHMYQHPSSGVTYQSTMPYDPEGILGTINSIVMAFLGLQAGKITLFYKDQPKQIMSRFVIWGLVTGIISAILTKCSKEEGFIPINKNLWSVSYVTTMSCFAFILLLLIYYLVDVKKWWSGAPFLYPGMNSILVYIGHQVFANYFPFKWKMQDSQSHAEHLTQNLTATTLWVIISYILYRRRIFWKI from the exons atggcggcggcggcggggctggcGGCGGCGGTGGCGCTGGTGGCCGCGGTGGCGGCGGCGCTGGGCGCGCTGCTGATGGCGCCCGGCCTCTCGCAGCCCGACGGGCAGGGCGCGGCCGGGCCCCGcggcgaggcggcggcggcggccgagcggcggcggccggggagGATGGACCAGGCGCTGCTGCTCGTCCTCAACGAGCTGCCCGCCCCGGGCCTGAACCTCGCCGCCCGCTCCGGCTCCTGCCACCAG TGCTTGTATCAGCTCCTGGCGTTTATCCCACCAAGCAACGAGAGCCTCAGAAAACCAGGCACGGCGTCGGTAATGGTTGATACCCAGCATCCACTCACCCTGCTGCTCAACAGCTCTGTGGGTGACAGAAATCTCTGCAA GATTCAGTATCATTTTGGAGAGTTTGGCAATTATTCCCTTGTGGTAAAGACCCTAAGTACAAGCACCCAAAGTGTTTCTTGTGACCTAATCATCAATGAAGGCCCTATCAACAGCTACCTCC CTattctctttgctttcctggTTTACATGGGGATCCTTGCTATCCTGATTGCTGGGCGTCTTCTAATGAA AATTGATCCAGTCAGAAACTGGGTTTACAAGAAACTGAATCCCAGGGCAACTGATCGTATGATTAACTCC GAGCTGGGATCCCCAAACACAACAGACTCCATTAACTGTGATCCTGCCCCGCAATCGTGGAGCACAGGCTCTCGGCAGCGGCTGCGTTCCCTTGACACGTTCCGAGG GCTCTCTCTTGTAATTATGGTGTTTGTTAACTATGGAGGAGGAAAATACTGGTTCTTCAAACATGAGAGTTGGAATG GATTAACAGTGGCAGATCTGGTGTTTCCGTG GTTTGTGTTCATCATGGGGACATCAATAGCATTGGCACTGGGCTCCATGCTGAGGTGGGGAAGTTCCAAGTGGAAGGTGCTTAGAAAAATCCTTTGGAGGAGTTTTGTGCTAATCCTGCTGGGAATCATAGTTGTGAATCCCAATTACTGCCTTGGACCTT TGTCCTGGGATAATCTGCGTATTCCAGGGGTGCTCCAGAGGCTGGGATTCACATACCTGGTGGTTGCTGCTCTTGAACTCCTGTTTACAAGAGCTGATAGTGGGACCTGG GAAGGACGATTCCCTGCTCTGCAAGATATTCTGCCCTACTGGCCACAGTGGATTTTTATTCTGGTGTTAGAAACAATTTGGCTCTGCCTGACCTTCTTGTTACCAGTGCCAGATTGTCCTAG GGGCTATCTTGGGCCTGGGGGCATTGGGGACTTTGGAAAGTATCCCAACTGcactggaggagcagctggttACATTGACCGTTTGCTTCTTGGAGAAAAGCATATGTATCAGCATCCCTCTTCAGGT GTGACTTACCAATCAACGATGCCGTATGATCCTGAAGGGATCCTGGGGACCATAAATAGCATTGTTATGGCATTTTTGGGACTGCAG gcaggaaaaattactttgttCTACAAAGACCAGCCCAAACAAATTATGAGTCGGTTCGTCATATGGGGCCTAGTAACA GGAATTATTTCTGCTATCTTGACAAAATGTTCTAAAGAAGAAGGGTTTATTCCCATAAACAAGAACTTATG GTCAGTATCATATGTGACAACCATGAGCTGCTTTGCCTTCATCCTCTTACTGCTGATATATTACCTTGTGGATGTCAAGAAATGGTGGTCAGGTGCTCCATTTTTATACCCAG GAATGAACTCAATCCTAGTCTACATTGGACACCAAGTGTTTGCAAACTATTTCCCTTTTAAGTGGAAGATGCAAGACAGTCAATCCCATGCAGAGCATCTGACTCAAAACCTCACTGCAACAACTCTTTGGGTCATAATATCATATATACTTTACAGGAGAAGGATATTCTGGAAAATCTGA
- the INTS10 gene encoding integrator complex subunit 10 isoform X4, whose product MSAQGDCEFLVKRARELVPGDLWAAKAWLITARSLYPADFNIQYEMYTIERNAERTASAGRLLYDMFVNFPDQPAVWREISVITSALRNDSQDKQTQFLRGLFETLPGRVQCEMLLKATEQCFNTLERAEMLLLLLRRFPETVVQHGVGLGETLLDAESIEDQESPVNCFRKLFVCDVLPLIINNPDVRLPASLLYKYLNKAAEFYINYVTRSTQTESQYQGSQDSSDIMSPSKRSSQKYVIDGLTEKSSQITDPWERLFKILSVVGMRCEWQMDKGRRSYGDILHRMKDLCRYISNFDSEAHIKYKNQVVYSTMLVFFKNAFQYVSNIQPSLFQGPNAPNQTPLVLLEDVPNIYGDTDIDRNKHIHKKRKLAEGREKTMSSDDEDPSGKARSRHITVNKADLANSIEVLESFKLARESWELLYSLESLDKEFTRICLSWKTETWLWLRIFLTDMIIYQGQYKKAISSLHHLAALQGSHSPQQITGQGSLENQRALIQLASCHFALGEYRQTCEKVLDLMCCILLPIQEGGKVQEEQPKVKSKFRKGSDLKLWPCTSRAIMPYCLHLLLACFKLRAFTDGRDDMALGHVVVLLQHEWPRGENLFLKAINKICQQGNFQYENFFNYVTNIDMLEEFAYLRTQEGGKIHLELLPNQAMLIKTSSPPMGLLQQEFIPVLQPSIQTADRHHTVTRGITKGVKEDFRLAMERQVSRCGENLMVVLHRFCINEKILLLQTLA is encoded by the exons ATGTCGGCGCAGGGGGACTGTGAGTTCCTGGTGAAGCGGGCCCGGGAGCTGGTGCCGGGGGACCTATGGGCGGCCAAGGCCTGGCTCATCACAGCGCGGAGCCTCTACCCCGCAGACTTCAACATACAA TATGAGATGTACACTATTGAGAGGAATGCTGAAAGGACAGCATCTGCAGGCAGGCTGCTCTACGACAT GTTTGTGAATTTTCCAGACCAACCTGCTGTATGGAGGGAGATCAGTGTTATTACATCAGCATTAAGGAATGACTCCCAGGACAAGCAGACACAGTTTTTAAGAG gcttATTTGAGACCCTTCCTGGTCGGGTCCAGTGTGAAATGCTCCTGAAGGCAACAGAGCAGTGCTTTAACACATTAGAAAGGGCAGAAAtgctccttctccttctgcGGCGTTTCCCAGAGACTGTGGTGCAGCATGGG GTAGGCCTTGGAGAAACATTATTAGATGCTGAAAGTATTGAAGACCAAGAATCCCCAGTGAATtgttttagaaaattatttg tTTGTGATGTCCTTCCTTTGATAATTAACAACCCTGATGTACGACTTCCTGCCAGCTTGTTATATAAATATCTGAATAAAGCAGCagaattttatattaattatgtAACTAGATCTACACAGACAGAAAGTCAATATCAAG GTTCACAAGATTCTTCTGATATTATGTCTCCAAGCAAGCGCAGCTCTCAGAAATATGTAATAGATGGTCTCACAGAGAAATCATCCCAGATTACAGATCCTTGGGAGAGgctgtttaaaatattatctgtTGTGGGAATGAGGTGTGAGTGGCAAATGGATAAGGGAAGAAG AAGTTACGGTGACATTTTGCATCGAATGAAGGATCTCTGCAGATACATCAGTAACTTTGATAGTGAAGCCCACATTAAATACAAGAATCAAGTAGTGTATTCCACGATGTTGGtcttctttaaaaatgcttttcagtaTGTCAGCAACATCCAGCCATCACTCTTTCAAG GTCCAAATGCTCCAAACCAAACTCCTCTGGTTCTTCTTGAGGATGTACCCAACATCTACGGTGATACAGATATTGATCGTAacaaacacatacacaaaaaaaggaaacttgctgaaggaagagaaaaaacaatg AGCTCAGATGATGAGGATCCTTCGGGGAAAGCAAGAAGTCGACATATTACAGTAAATAAGGCTGATCTTGCAAACTCCATTGAAGTATTAGAGAGTTTCAAACTGGCAAgagagagctgggagctgctgtatTCTCTGGAATCACTTGACAAAG AGTTCACCAGAATTTGTTTGTCATGGAAGACAGAAACCTGGCTTTGGTTAAGAATCTTTCTTACAGACATGATCATCTAccag GGGCAGTACAAAAAAGCAATTAGCAGCCTACATCACTTGGCAGCTCTTCAGGGCTCTCATTCTCCCCAGCAAATTACAGGACAAGGATCTTTAGAAAATCAGAGAGCACTAATCCAGTTAGCATCGTGCCACTTTGCCCTTGGAGAATATCGG CAAACATGTGAAAAAGTGCTTGACCTCATGTGCTGTATTTTACTTCCAATACAAGAAGGAGGTAAAGTACAAGAGGAGCAACCTAAAGTCAAGTCAAAATTCAGGAAAG GGTCTGATTTGAAGCTTTGGCCATGTACCAGTAGAGCTATCATGCCTTACTGCCTGCATCTGTTGTTAGCTTGTTTCAAG ctCAGAGCTTTCACAGACGGCAGAGATGATATGGCCCTGGGCCACGTAGTTGTTCTGCTTCAGCATGAGTGGCCAAGGGGTGAGAACTTGTTCCTGAAAGCCATCAACAAAATCTGCCAGCAAGGAAACTTCCAGTATGAGAATTTTTTCAACTATGTCACAA ATATTGATATGTTGGAGGAATTTGCTTATTTAAGAAcacaggaaggaggaaaaattcaTCTGGAACTGCTGCCAAATCAAGCAATGTTGATCAA GACCTCTAGCCCTCCCATGGGGTTACTGCAGCAGGAATTCATACCTGTGCTACAGCCCAGCATACAGACTGCTGACAG GCACCACACAGTTACCCGGGGTATAACTAAAGGAGTGAAGGAAGACTTCCGCCTGGCCATGGAGCGCCAGGTCTCGCGCTGTGGGGAAAATCTGATGGTGGTCTTGCATAGGTTCTGCATTAACGAGAAAATACTGCTGCTGCAGACTCTTGCTTGA
- the INTS10 gene encoding integrator complex subunit 10 isoform X3, which translates to MSAQGDCEFLVKRARELVPGDLWAAKAWLITARSLYPADFNIQYEMYTIERNAERTASAGRLLYDMFVNFPDQPAVWREISVITSALRNDSQDKQTQFLRGLFETLPGRVQCEMLLKATEQCFNTLERAEMLLLLLRRFPETVVQHGVGLGETLLDAESIEDQESPVNCFRKLFVCDVLPLIINNPDVRLPASLLYKYLNKAAEFYINYVTRSTQTESQYQGSQDSSDIMSPSKRSSQKYVIDGLTEKSSQITDPWERLFKILSVVGMRCEWQMDKGRRSYGDILHRMKDLCRYISNFDSEAHIKYKNQVVYSTMLVFFKNAFQYVSNIQPSLFQGPNAPNQTPLVLLEDVPNIYGDTDIDRNKHIHKKRKLAEGREKTMQSSDDEDPSGKARSRHITVNKADLANSIEVLESFKLARESWELLYSLESLDKEFTRICLSWKTETWLWLRIFLTDMIIYQGQYKKAISSLHHLAALQGSHSPQQITGQGSLENQRALIQLASCHFALGEYRQTCEKVLDLMCCILLPIQEGGKVQEEQPKVKSKFRKGSDLKLWPCTSRAIMPYCLHLLLACFKLRAFTDGRDDMALGHVVVLLQHEWPRGENLFLKAINKICQQGNFQYENFFNYVTNIDMLEEFAYLRTQEGGKIHLELLPNQAMLIKTSSPPMGLLQQEFIPVLQPSIQTADRHHTVTRGITKGVKEDFRLAMERQVSRCGENLMVVLHRFCINEKILLLQTLA; encoded by the exons ATGTCGGCGCAGGGGGACTGTGAGTTCCTGGTGAAGCGGGCCCGGGAGCTGGTGCCGGGGGACCTATGGGCGGCCAAGGCCTGGCTCATCACAGCGCGGAGCCTCTACCCCGCAGACTTCAACATACAA TATGAGATGTACACTATTGAGAGGAATGCTGAAAGGACAGCATCTGCAGGCAGGCTGCTCTACGACAT GTTTGTGAATTTTCCAGACCAACCTGCTGTATGGAGGGAGATCAGTGTTATTACATCAGCATTAAGGAATGACTCCCAGGACAAGCAGACACAGTTTTTAAGAG gcttATTTGAGACCCTTCCTGGTCGGGTCCAGTGTGAAATGCTCCTGAAGGCAACAGAGCAGTGCTTTAACACATTAGAAAGGGCAGAAAtgctccttctccttctgcGGCGTTTCCCAGAGACTGTGGTGCAGCATGGG GTAGGCCTTGGAGAAACATTATTAGATGCTGAAAGTATTGAAGACCAAGAATCCCCAGTGAATtgttttagaaaattatttg tTTGTGATGTCCTTCCTTTGATAATTAACAACCCTGATGTACGACTTCCTGCCAGCTTGTTATATAAATATCTGAATAAAGCAGCagaattttatattaattatgtAACTAGATCTACACAGACAGAAAGTCAATATCAAG GTTCACAAGATTCTTCTGATATTATGTCTCCAAGCAAGCGCAGCTCTCAGAAATATGTAATAGATGGTCTCACAGAGAAATCATCCCAGATTACAGATCCTTGGGAGAGgctgtttaaaatattatctgtTGTGGGAATGAGGTGTGAGTGGCAAATGGATAAGGGAAGAAG AAGTTACGGTGACATTTTGCATCGAATGAAGGATCTCTGCAGATACATCAGTAACTTTGATAGTGAAGCCCACATTAAATACAAGAATCAAGTAGTGTATTCCACGATGTTGGtcttctttaaaaatgcttttcagtaTGTCAGCAACATCCAGCCATCACTCTTTCAAG GTCCAAATGCTCCAAACCAAACTCCTCTGGTTCTTCTTGAGGATGTACCCAACATCTACGGTGATACAGATATTGATCGTAacaaacacatacacaaaaaaaggaaacttgctgaaggaagagaaaaaacaatg CAGAGCTCAGATGATGAGGATCCTTCGGGGAAAGCAAGAAGTCGACATATTACAGTAAATAAGGCTGATCTTGCAAACTCCATTGAAGTATTAGAGAGTTTCAAACTGGCAAgagagagctgggagctgctgtatTCTCTGGAATCACTTGACAAAG AGTTCACCAGAATTTGTTTGTCATGGAAGACAGAAACCTGGCTTTGGTTAAGAATCTTTCTTACAGACATGATCATCTAccag GGGCAGTACAAAAAAGCAATTAGCAGCCTACATCACTTGGCAGCTCTTCAGGGCTCTCATTCTCCCCAGCAAATTACAGGACAAGGATCTTTAGAAAATCAGAGAGCACTAATCCAGTTAGCATCGTGCCACTTTGCCCTTGGAGAATATCGG CAAACATGTGAAAAAGTGCTTGACCTCATGTGCTGTATTTTACTTCCAATACAAGAAGGAGGTAAAGTACAAGAGGAGCAACCTAAAGTCAAGTCAAAATTCAGGAAAG GGTCTGATTTGAAGCTTTGGCCATGTACCAGTAGAGCTATCATGCCTTACTGCCTGCATCTGTTGTTAGCTTGTTTCAAG ctCAGAGCTTTCACAGACGGCAGAGATGATATGGCCCTGGGCCACGTAGTTGTTCTGCTTCAGCATGAGTGGCCAAGGGGTGAGAACTTGTTCCTGAAAGCCATCAACAAAATCTGCCAGCAAGGAAACTTCCAGTATGAGAATTTTTTCAACTATGTCACAA ATATTGATATGTTGGAGGAATTTGCTTATTTAAGAAcacaggaaggaggaaaaattcaTCTGGAACTGCTGCCAAATCAAGCAATGTTGATCAA GACCTCTAGCCCTCCCATGGGGTTACTGCAGCAGGAATTCATACCTGTGCTACAGCCCAGCATACAGACTGCTGACAG GCACCACACAGTTACCCGGGGTATAACTAAAGGAGTGAAGGAAGACTTCCGCCTGGCCATGGAGCGCCAGGTCTCGCGCTGTGGGGAAAATCTGATGGTGGTCTTGCATAGGTTCTGCATTAACGAGAAAATACTGCTGCTGCAGACTCTTGCTTGA
- the INTS10 gene encoding integrator complex subunit 10 isoform X1: MSAQGDCEFLVKRARELVPGDLWAAKAWLITARSLYPADFNIQYEMYTIERNAERTASAGRLLYDMFVNFPDQPAVWREISVITSALRNDSQDKQTQFLRGLFETLPGRVQCEMLLKATEQCFNTLERAEMLLLLLRRFPETVVQHGVGLGETLLDAESIEDQESPVNCFRKLFVCDVLPLIINNPDVRLPASLLYKYLNKAAEFYINYVTRSTQTESQYQGSQDSSDIMSPSKRSSQKYVIDGLTEKSSQITDPWERLFKILSVVGMRCEWQMDKGRRSYGDILHRMKDLCRYISNFDSEAHIKYKNQVVYSTMLVFFKNAFQYVSNIQPSLFQGPNAPNQTPLVLLEDVPNIYGDTDIDRNKHIHKKRKLAEGREKTMQSSDDEDPSGKARSRHITVNKADLANSIEVLESFKLARESWELLYSLESLDKEFTRICLSWKTETWLWLRIFLTDMIIYQGQYKKAISSLHHLAALQGSHSPQQITGQGSLENQRALIQLASCHFALGEYRQTCEKVLDLMCCILLPIQEGGKVQEEQPKVKSKFRKGSDLKLWPCTSRAIMPYCLHLLLACFKLRAFTDGRDDMALGHVVVLLQHEWPRGENLFLKAINKICQQGNFQYENFFNYVTNIDMLEEFAYLRTQEGGKIHLELLPNQAMLIKHHTVTRGITKGVKEDFRLAMERQVSRCGENLMVVLHRFCINEKILLLQTLA, from the exons ATGTCGGCGCAGGGGGACTGTGAGTTCCTGGTGAAGCGGGCCCGGGAGCTGGTGCCGGGGGACCTATGGGCGGCCAAGGCCTGGCTCATCACAGCGCGGAGCCTCTACCCCGCAGACTTCAACATACAA TATGAGATGTACACTATTGAGAGGAATGCTGAAAGGACAGCATCTGCAGGCAGGCTGCTCTACGACAT GTTTGTGAATTTTCCAGACCAACCTGCTGTATGGAGGGAGATCAGTGTTATTACATCAGCATTAAGGAATGACTCCCAGGACAAGCAGACACAGTTTTTAAGAG gcttATTTGAGACCCTTCCTGGTCGGGTCCAGTGTGAAATGCTCCTGAAGGCAACAGAGCAGTGCTTTAACACATTAGAAAGGGCAGAAAtgctccttctccttctgcGGCGTTTCCCAGAGACTGTGGTGCAGCATGGG GTAGGCCTTGGAGAAACATTATTAGATGCTGAAAGTATTGAAGACCAAGAATCCCCAGTGAATtgttttagaaaattatttg tTTGTGATGTCCTTCCTTTGATAATTAACAACCCTGATGTACGACTTCCTGCCAGCTTGTTATATAAATATCTGAATAAAGCAGCagaattttatattaattatgtAACTAGATCTACACAGACAGAAAGTCAATATCAAG GTTCACAAGATTCTTCTGATATTATGTCTCCAAGCAAGCGCAGCTCTCAGAAATATGTAATAGATGGTCTCACAGAGAAATCATCCCAGATTACAGATCCTTGGGAGAGgctgtttaaaatattatctgtTGTGGGAATGAGGTGTGAGTGGCAAATGGATAAGGGAAGAAG AAGTTACGGTGACATTTTGCATCGAATGAAGGATCTCTGCAGATACATCAGTAACTTTGATAGTGAAGCCCACATTAAATACAAGAATCAAGTAGTGTATTCCACGATGTTGGtcttctttaaaaatgcttttcagtaTGTCAGCAACATCCAGCCATCACTCTTTCAAG GTCCAAATGCTCCAAACCAAACTCCTCTGGTTCTTCTTGAGGATGTACCCAACATCTACGGTGATACAGATATTGATCGTAacaaacacatacacaaaaaaaggaaacttgctgaaggaagagaaaaaacaatg CAGAGCTCAGATGATGAGGATCCTTCGGGGAAAGCAAGAAGTCGACATATTACAGTAAATAAGGCTGATCTTGCAAACTCCATTGAAGTATTAGAGAGTTTCAAACTGGCAAgagagagctgggagctgctgtatTCTCTGGAATCACTTGACAAAG AGTTCACCAGAATTTGTTTGTCATGGAAGACAGAAACCTGGCTTTGGTTAAGAATCTTTCTTACAGACATGATCATCTAccag GGGCAGTACAAAAAAGCAATTAGCAGCCTACATCACTTGGCAGCTCTTCAGGGCTCTCATTCTCCCCAGCAAATTACAGGACAAGGATCTTTAGAAAATCAGAGAGCACTAATCCAGTTAGCATCGTGCCACTTTGCCCTTGGAGAATATCGG CAAACATGTGAAAAAGTGCTTGACCTCATGTGCTGTATTTTACTTCCAATACAAGAAGGAGGTAAAGTACAAGAGGAGCAACCTAAAGTCAAGTCAAAATTCAGGAAAG GGTCTGATTTGAAGCTTTGGCCATGTACCAGTAGAGCTATCATGCCTTACTGCCTGCATCTGTTGTTAGCTTGTTTCAAG ctCAGAGCTTTCACAGACGGCAGAGATGATATGGCCCTGGGCCACGTAGTTGTTCTGCTTCAGCATGAGTGGCCAAGGGGTGAGAACTTGTTCCTGAAAGCCATCAACAAAATCTGCCAGCAAGGAAACTTCCAGTATGAGAATTTTTTCAACTATGTCACAA ATATTGATATGTTGGAGGAATTTGCTTATTTAAGAAcacaggaaggaggaaaaattcaTCTGGAACTGCTGCCAAATCAAGCAATGTTGATCAA GCACCACACAGTTACCCGGGGTATAACTAAAGGAGTGAAGGAAGACTTCCGCCTGGCCATGGAGCGCCAGGTCTCGCGCTGTGGGGAAAATCTGATGGTGGTCTTGCATAGGTTCTGCATTAACGAGAAAATACTGCTGCTGCAGACTCTTGCTTGA